One Lampris incognitus isolate fLamInc1 chromosome 18, fLamInc1.hap2, whole genome shotgun sequence genomic region harbors:
- the LOC130128795 gene encoding LOW QUALITY PROTEIN: WAS/WASL-interacting protein family member 3-like (The sequence of the model RefSeq protein was modified relative to this genomic sequence to represent the inferred CDS: inserted 2 bases in 1 codon; deleted 4 bases in 3 codons), translated as MPVPPPPPPPAPPPPPPPSAAPPQSRLDPPKLQSSGGGGDRNALLVDIQKGTRLRKVTQVNDRSAPRQPKTGADVSNSAGSCQGPSGGMPPVGPSLGGLFASGFPMLRPTGQRDAASKTPVFRSSSSAALKPLWNPYSSAEPGGSSELHRTLERGGAADRPVAASCSAPPSPSHGGRHPPPPPASSLPPPPPTSPSAPPPPPPSAFQDRPPNRPPPLPSCPPPPPPPPYSQVTKPTWLPIQQSHQVTVPRPSTPPPPPPSMPPSFVSDCSPGYLYSPPPSAVLPEPSRFPVLRDSPLGPPXPPPPLPASFIPSCPSMLPPPPPKVPPVPAPAMRPGVPPLPPSYPCTAPTRRPPAVPRSAGRLAPPPAPPARSPSTELSLSSRIPPPPPPLPPSSLRNGHLHSLDDFESKFQFHPVEDLPPPDEFKPFPRTYPSKENRVNTNPPGIRTHLR; from the exons ATGCCGGTGccgccccctcccccaccccctgcacccccaccaccGCCCCCACCCAGCGCTGCCCCGCCGCAG TCTCGGTTGGACCCTCCTAAGCTACAGTCCAGTGGTGGAGGAGGTGACAGGAATGCCCTGTTGGTGGACATCCAGAAAGGGACCAGGCTCAGAAAGGTCACGCAGGTCAACGACCGCAGTGCCCCCCGTC AGCCCAAGACTGGCGCTGATGTGTCCAACAGCGCTGGTTCATGTCAGGGTCCGTCAGGAGGGATGCCACCTGTAGGACCCTCTCTGGGTGGGCTCTTTGCCAGTGGTTTCCCAATGCTCAGGCCCACCGGACAGAGAGATGCAGCATCCAAGACTCCAG TCTTTCGCTCCAGCTCATCGGCAGCTCTGAAGCCTCTGTGGAACCCGTACAGTTCAGCGGAGCCTGGTGGTTCTTCCGAGCTTCACAGGACACTGGAGAGAGGAGGCGCTGCCGACCGCCCTGTGGCGGCCTCCTGCtctgcccctccctccccctctcatgGCGGccggcatcctcctcctccccctgctTCCTCCCTCCCCCCGCCTCCCCCGACTTCTCCCtctgctccccctccccctcccccctcagccTTCCAGGACCGGCCACCCAACAggcctcctcctctcccctcatgtcctcctcccccacctccccccccctAC TCGCAGGTCACCAAGCCTACTTGGCTCCCCATCCAGCAGTCCCACCAGGTTACCGTGCCGCGGCCCTCGACC CCTCCTCCGCCCCCACCCTCCATGCCCCCCTCCTTTGTCTCGGACTGCTCCCCGGGGTACCTCTACTCCCCGCCCCCCTCAGCAGTCCTCCCCGAGCCCTCCAGGTTCCCCGTGCTGCGGGACAGCCCACTGGGACCCCC CCCCCCACCTCCCCTCCCCGCCTCCTTCATCCCCAGCTGCCCATCCATGCTGCCACCTCCCCCGCCCAAAGTGCCACCTGTGCCCGCCCCGGCCATGCGCCCGGGGGTGCCTCCCCTTCCACCCTCCTACCCTTGCACCGCCCCTACCCGACGTCCGCCTGCCGTGCCCAGAAGTGCAG GTCGATTGGCTCCGCCCCCTGCTCCCCCAGCCCGCTCCCCCTCCACTGAACTGTCC CTGTCCAGCCGcattcctccaccaccaccacccctgccACCCTCCAGTCTCAGGAATGGACACCTGCACAGTCTGG ATGACTTTGAGTCAAAGTTTCAGTTCCACCCCGTAGAAGATTTACCCCCACCCGATGAATTCAAGCCCTTCCCACGGACCTACCCCAGCAAAGAAAACAGAG TGAACACCAATCCACCTGGGATCAGGACACACCTCCGCTGA
- the wu:fc38h03 gene encoding acetylcholinesterase collagenic tail peptide produces the protein MEPFRTAVLLHSLLLSAWSFSHHSHTDDILSARSVLRLLDKPIRFDPCCLMSPPPPPLFPPPPQLWKRKNTDDSGILTPGIDGEEEEERRPKQVVPVCASGPPGPPGPRGPEGHSGLPGIRGPKGEKGEIGRPGLKGRTGAPGLPGKQGLQGWHGPEGVKGEKGDQGLMGLPGLRGPPGTKGLPGYKGEKGSRGDPGVIGLKGDKGSIGLPGVLGQKGEMGPSGEPGVPGKRGPTGRPGKRGKQGMKGQSGAPGTMGPSGPPGPIGHPGPPGQPASGLYLVGEKGEKGPAGAPGRCQCDPPLGASSTPFGRYSQRGNFNRVPAIFVVNNGEELDHIQIENAIAFRKDQRSLYFKDKDGWKPIQPFQPYQSTEKVLERLGVCGDGKVQAQNGEECDDGNKIVTDACLNCKWAYCGDGYRHEGMEECDGKDFGFQTCKSYLPGSFGQLRCTESCIIDSTDCKYFT, from the exons ATGGAACCGTTCAGGACCGCAGTGCTCCTCCACAGTCTATTGCTCTCTGCATGGTCTTTTTCCCATCATTCTCACACGGATGACATCCTCTCAGCTCGCTCAG TCCTCAGGTTGCTGGATAAGCCGATTAGGTTTGACCCCTGTTGTCTCATgtctccacctccacccccatTGTTCCCTCCACCTCCACAACTCTGGAAGCGGAAAAACACT gatGACAGTGGCATATTAACCCCAGGCATTGacggagaagaagaggaggagcgaAGACCTAAACAGGTGGTACCGGTATGTGCCTCTGGACCTCCTGGACCTCCCGGACCACGTGGCCCAGAG GGTCATAGCGGATTGCCCGGCATAAGAGGACCAAAGGGGGagaag GGAGAAATTGGACGTCCTGGGTTGAAG GGACGCACAGGAGCGCCAGGCCTACCGGGGAAACAGGGACTACAGGGATGGCACGGTCCAGAGGGAGTCAAA GGAGAGAAAGGGGACCAAGGGCTGATGGGATTGCCAGGACTGAGGGGACCACCAGGGACAAAG GGTCTGCCAGGGTACAAAGGAGAGAAG GGGTCTCGAGGTGACCCTGGAGTCATAGGATTGAAGGGTGATAAG GGGTCCATTGGTTTGCCTGGGGTGCTGGGACAGAAG GGTGAGATGGGACCAAGTGGAGAGCCAGGGGTACCGGGCAAAAGAGGGCCCACTGGACGCCCAGGAAAGAGAGGAAAACAG GGTATGAAAGGCCAAAGTGGAGCACCAGGGACCATGGGCCCCAGTGGACCCCCAGGTCCCATTGGTCACCCTGGGCCCCCTGGTCAACCAGCTTCAG GTCTCTATCTGGtaggagagaagggagagaaggGTCCCGCGGGTGCCCCAGGCCGCTGTCAGTGTGACCCACCTCTTGGAGCGAGCAGCACCCCTTTTGGAAGATACAGCCAGCGGGGGAACTTCAACAGAGTCCCCGCA ataTTTGTGGTAAACAATGGGGAGGAGTTGGACCACATACAGATAGAAAACGCTATAGCATTTCGAAAAGACCAGAGGTCCCTCTACTTCAAAGATAAAGATGGATGGAAGCCAATACAG CCATTCCAGCCGTACCAGTCAACAGAGAAGGTTCTGGAGAGACTGGGTGTTTGTGGGGATGGGAAAGTTCAGGCCCAGAATGGAGAGGAGTGTGATGATGGCAACAAGATTGTTACAGATGCGTGCCTCA ACTGTAAATGGGCATACTGTGGAGACGGCTATCGACATGAGGGCATGGAGGAGTGTGACGGAAAGGACTTTGGTTTCCAGACTTGCAAGTCCTATCTTCCTGG ATCCTTTGGGCAGCTTAGATGCACCGAGTCTTGCATTATTGACTCCACCGACTGCAAGTATTTCACCTga
- the LOC130128966 gene encoding peptidyl-prolyl cis-trans isomerase FKBP14-like gives MLLTVLSWFCSSVLVFVSGGKLPEAEVQIEVLQKPFLCHRKSKYGDIMLVHHEGYLQNGTLFHSSRIHGDKQPVWFTLGIREVIKGWDKGLQDMCTGEKRRLVVPPALAYGKEGRGKIPPESTLTFMIEVMEIRNGPRSHESFQEMDLNDDWKLSKQEVKEYLRKEFERHGYPPNDTHHENMVEDIFTKEDENKDGFISSREFTYKHDEL, from the exons ATGCTGCTGACTGTGCTAAGCTGGTTTTGTTCGTCGGTCCTGGTTTTCGTCAGCGGGGGGAAACTGCCTGAAGCTGAAGTACAAATAGAGGTTTTGCAAAAGCCTTTCCTCTGTCATCGCAAGTCGAAATATGGAGACATtatgttggtgcatcatgagggATATTTGCAGAATGGCACACTGTTCCACTCGAG TCGGATCCATGGTGACAAGCAGCCCGTATGGTTCACTCTGGGCATCAGAGAAGTTATCAAAGGTTGGGATAAAGGCCTGCAGGACATGTGTACAGGGGAGAAGAGACGACTCGTCGTACCTCCAGCCTTGGCCTATGGGAAGGAGGGGAGAG GTAAGATCCCGCCGGAGAGCACCTTGACTTTCATGATTGAGGTGATGGAGATCCGCAATGGCCCCAGGTCACATGAGTCTTTCCAGGAGATGGACCTCAACGATGACTGGAAGCTCTCCAAGCAAGAG GTGAAAGAATACCTTAGAAAGGAGTTTGAGCGTCACGGCTACCCTCCCAATGACACTCACCATGAGAACATGGTTGAGGATATATTCACTAAAGAGGACGAGAACAAAGATGGCTTCATATCCTCCAGAGAGTTTACATACAAACATGACGAACTTTGA
- the LOC130128362 gene encoding proline-rich protein 15 has translation MAERAPWWRAFLVKRKSVGGKDAGLASDFDPFASQPEKPKDPIVASKTANDQPALQAQQGKPQQPEQGTSLLSDETYDDSQLDSVFNEQTCRRNMRVSRSGRFKEKRRVRSSLPIEEERDKTTSAKEDQR, from the coding sequence ATGGCGGAAAGGGCCCCTTGGtggagggcgttcctggtgaagaggaagagtgtAGGGGGCAAGGATGCAGGTCTTGCCTCAGACTTTGACCCTTTTGCATCACAGCCCGAGAAGCCAAAGGATCCCATCGTTGCCTCCAAAACTGCCAACGACCAGCCTGCTCTGCAAGCCCAGCAGGGAAAGCCGCAGCAGCCGGAGCAGGGTACCAGTCTCCTCAGCGATGAGACCTACGATGATTCTCAGCTGGACTCGGTCTTCAATGAGCAGACCTGTCGCAGAAACATGAGGGTGTCGCGCTCGGGTCGCTTCAAGGAGAAACGAAGGGTGCGTTCTAGCCTTCCAATTGAAGAGGAGAGGGACAAGACGACGTCTGCCAAAGAGGACCAacgatga